Proteins encoded in a region of the Ornithodoros turicata isolate Travis chromosome 3, ASM3712646v1, whole genome shotgun sequence genome:
- the LOC135389441 gene encoding uncharacterized protein LOC135389441, which yields MVPSSVPIPPSRTPLPSQDGAATSNFRQRPCTYTRQPTVQGKAPLRELHNYNLPGPLSSVAQAVSRKRRNLSGHDSDDPVYPVKKRFWRDVTIEPSYSLKQTVSSACQVDSAFAQNLCEDTDHFRYQDEPFIQDLHPDYRPVPHDDYPRQGNTTGHYIDLGLRPPQHSTHDDVETFPQSSNCSRQGQPMTPVMDGQVTGQVRDARKSTGFERTVFTLLVDLKRSMKRLEKKVEEISTALSQQENYSALDLPNFPIVTDTDLQSFNRRLLEADFKAKLVTMIARLGGNTLQETVRIVMKKLIHNSLALQYSLKGAQ from the exons ATGG TGCCTTCCAGCGTACCAATTCCTCCTAGTAGGACTCCGCTTCCCTCACAAGATGGCGCAGCCACTTCGA ACTTCAGGCAAAGACCTTGTACCTACACACGACAACCTACAGTCCAGGGAAAAGCTCCCCTGCGTGAACTGCACAACT ACAACCTCCCAGGCCCATTGTCCTCTGTCGCACAGG CTGTTTCACGCAAAAGACGAAACCTGAGCGGGCACGACAGTGACGACCCTGTATACCCAGTGAAGAAAC GTTTTTGGCGGGATGTGACTATTGAGCCATCATATTCTCTTAAACAGACAGTGTCTTCTGCTTGCCAGGTCGACAGCG CATTTGCTCAAAACTTGTGTGAGGACACAGATCATTTCCGGTACCAAGATGAACCAttcatacaggacctccacccTG ACTACAGGCCCGTCCCACATGATGACTACCCACGACAAGGAAACACAACTGGACATTACATTGATTTGG gTTTAAGACCACCACAGCATTCGACACACGATGACGTTGAGACGTTCCCCCAGTCCAGTAATT GTTCTCGCCAAGGTCAGCCCATGACACCGGTCATGGATGGTCAGGTCACCGGTCAGGTCAGGGATGCAAGGAAGAGTACAG GTTTTGAGCGAACCGTTTTTACACTGCTAGTGGACTTGAAACGGTCCATGAAGCGCCTCGAAAAGAAAGTTGAGGAAATCAGCACTGCTTTGTCTCAGCAAGAAAATTACTCTGCCCTAGACCTGCCAAACTTCCCAATAGTGACTGACACTGATCTTCAGTCTTTCAACCGAAGGCTTTTAGAGGCCGATTTCAAGGCGAAGTTG GTTACAATGATCGCACGTCTGGGCGGAAATACTCTTCAAGAGACCGTAAGAATAGTGATGAAGAAACTGATTCACAATTCATTAGCACTTCAGTACAGCCTTAAAGGGGCGCAGTGA